The Synechococcus sp. BL107 nucleotide sequence TGTTGGTCTTCATGAGCTATTTGATAAGTAGGTGAGCGCATAATTGCCTCCAAATTAGACTTTGTAATATCTGAGTTTTTACTAAATTTGCTCATAAAACTCCAGCTAGTTTCGCCTACTAATAAATCAAAGCATGTTTGCTGCTAATTCGGCAAGTGGACTGCGTTCACCCTTGCTCAATGTAATATGTCCGACAATATTTTGACCTTTCAATTTTTCCGCGAGCCAAGTCAACCCATTGCTGTCCGAGTCGACATAGGGATTATCAATCTGATTTGGATCTCCCGTAAAGACTAATTTTGTTCCTTCTCCTGCTCTTGTGACGATTGTCTTGACCTCTAGTGGTGTAAGGTTTTGAGCCTCATCAACGAGTATGTATTGATGGGCTATTGATCTCCCTCTAATGTAATTAATAGCCTCTACTTCAATCAATCCCATTCCCTTCAAGTCTTCCCATGAATGAGTACTATTATTTCTCACATGCTTCTTGGATCGATCTCCTTGCTTGTCGATACCTGAACCAGTCAAGTAGTTCAGATTATCAATAATTGGCTTCATCCATGGCGCCAGCTTTTCTTCAAGGCTTCCAGGTAGATATCCAAGCTCTTTTCCGAGTGATATTGGTGGCCTTGTTACTAACAACTTATCATATAAATTTTCATCAGCAACGAGATGTAGCCCCACAGCTAATGCAAGAAGCGTTTTCCCTGTTCCCGCTTTACCAACAAGACTCACAAGTTGAACATTTGGATCGAGCAACAAATCCAAGGCAAAGCTTTGCTCAAGATTTTTCGACTTGATCCGACCAAGCCTTGCTCTCTTCAACCATTCTAAGCCTTTAATACTTTTTGTTTCTGCATGATATCTACCCAAATATGTGTGGCCTTTTTGGCCTTCGCCATTAAAGACAACTCCCTCATTTGCTCTTAATTTAGCCTCCAGTAGTTTTGGACTTGAATCAAGCGTTAACGACCCGGTGCTATTGAGACTATCAATGACTTCGTCATTTACATGAATCGTTCTAAATCCCCTGTATAGATCTTTAACATCAATTAAGTCGTTCGTGTAGCTTTCTGCCTTAAGGCCAACTGCATCTGCCTTAATTCTCAAATTTGTGTCTTTAGAAATTAGTACAACTTCATTTTCATCACCTAACATCCTTTTATTTTGTTCTTCCAGTGCTACAGCCAATATTTTATTATCGCCGCTATCCCCTTTTAATTCAGGTGGCAGGCGATCGGTCGTTTCTTTTCTACAAAATGCAACTTTTAACGTGCTTCCAATTCCATGATTAATGGAGACCCCATCGGCCAGATTCCCTTTCGCTCGGAAGGAATCCAACAACCTGGAAACACGCCTGGCGTTTCTACCCTTTTCGCCCGGATCCTTTTTAAATCGATCAACCTCTTCAATCACTTGAATTGGGATGATCACTTGGTCAGAGCCAAACCTCCTTGGTGATTCAGGATCATGGAGTAACACATTTGTGTCGAGGATAACGGTCTTTTTTTTGATCATAACGATCACCGAGTTCTCAAATAGTTTTCAATGATTTGGCGCTTCATCGATCACCTAGAAGCGCCATCAACTACCATTGCAGGGCCTAGCTCTCATAGATCTTGCAACCAGGTTTCGCAGGATTTTGATGACAAACTTTATCCCAATAGTTTTGAACTTTATGGGGCATAGGCTTAGAAACCGCGGAGGTGGTGGTTTTTTTATTGGGGAATTGGAAACACTTCATGAGATTCATCACAACCTCCTTTCCTTTCTTCTACTTTGACTCAGACAATTGATCTCGAGAGATGTGGTGATCCGAAGGCTTCGGTGCGGACTTCACACCCATCTGTTGCATAGCCATGGCGGCTGATCTCCGAGTCCCTTAGGGATCAACGAACCCTCAGAGCATGGCTGAAAAAGTAGAGTGCATGCAAACCATCAAGAAGGCCTAAGCCTCTTTCACAGCCGTTGGTGGAAACCGCCACGATTAGTGGCCGACCCACGTCCATCAGGCCATGCATGATCCCCGCACCGCCCTGTTACTGCACAACAAGGGGCTATGGCAGGGATGTTTTATGCGTCTCAACAGCAATGGCATCGAAGACGATCGATTTTTCACGTCGCTGGACGTGCAAGAAAAGGATGGTTTGATTGAAAGCTGCCTCACCTATAAGCGCACAGGACAACAGCGGTCGATGAACTTCGAGACCGTACCTTTCACCATGCAGGTGAACTCCTCGGGTGCGTGGTCACTGGGTCCCAGCTCTGTCACACCGTTTGGTTGGGTCGGAGAGCTGAGCGTTGTTTCTGGTGAAGAACGTCGGCGAATCGTTGCCCGCTATGGGCACCACGGTGTGGATCAGGTGGTGTTCATCATTGAGACCAAGAGTGGGGGCGAAGCCATCCCTCCCTCACAGCCGATTCAATGTGAAACAGTGCCCTGCGGAGACTGGCTGATTTGGCAGCCGGAACCTGGGGTGGAGGTGTTGCTTGATGCACGGGATCGACAAATGGGTAACTGCACGGCTTGTGGGTTGCGATGGCTGGACGCCAACGGACAACATCAACAGATCGTGCGGCGCTACGACAGCACAGGTCAGCTCGAATCCCTTTCAGACGTATGGCCATAAAACAATCACCTCCAAAAAAGACGTTGCCAAGATCTGGGCAAGCAACCTTTTTCACGACATTGATCTGATGATTCAAATCGATAGATCTAATGTTACACAAACATCAAGACTAAATAAATAAATAAACAAACTCTCAAGCCAGCTTAAATTTATCATAAATCAATGCTTTTCTCAGCAAAGGCTACACTCAGAATGCGATAGATTTGTGAGCATTTGCATGAACATGATCCGGCCCATCTTTCATGATGGCTTCGACAACTTCCCTCATTAAGGCAGGTTGACGATCAGCTCTCGGCCTCCACATGCTGTTCGACTTATTCCAATGACGAAGAGCAGTGGGTACGGCTGGTTGGTTCAACCACTCATTCGACTGCTCGATCAACATTCTTCAGTATGTCTTCAGTGCCTCAACCTCTACTGCTTCCCCCAGAAGAGCAGCAAGTTCATAGTCGATCAGGGTTGTGATAGCAAACACCCAGTAAATGATGACGGCGATATGACGCGCCAAAAAGCTGTCGCCCCAGTTTTTCAAGCCATTGAGATCTGTTGCAAAAATATCTTCAAGGGTTTGTTCATTTGTAACTTAATAGATTGCCAGCTTGAGTGTTTCACGAATACGACCTTTTGGATCAGGGTCGATGGTTTCTAAATAATGACCTCAAGCGAGGCTGGCCGTCATTCATTAGCCCTATACCAGACAATATTGAGAAGGCTTTCGCCAATTTCAACAATCTTGTGTGCAACTTCTGCCTTCCATGCCTGCATTTCCAATCAGATACCACAATTCTATATTTATTTCTAGATCCATAAAAGGACGTATTCTTGAAGTACTCCTTAAATTTTCAGGATCATTCAATTCCTAAGTTTCTTGCACGGCCATCAAAGCAAAATGCTTCATGAATCACCCGATGACAACAATAAAACTGAAAGGCGATCCACAAGGAAGCTAAGACTTGTCGTGAAACTCACGATCTGCCAATAGCCTTCACGAGTTAAGCTGGAGACGTCGTATGAAAAAATCCGACATAAAAAATCCAGTTGCAAAATCAATTACAACTGGACATTCAAGAAATGGACAAGAACACCAAACTTCAGTCTGGTTCAGCAATCCAGAAATTTTATAGAGAACACTCTATAAAATTTGATCAGCAATCAAACACCTTGCACATGGGTGAGCCAGGATGCGTATCGCAGATATCATCAAGCAACTTGTCTTTGTGACGGTTGGCTGGATTATCTAAACCACCATTCTCCTTCGGATCAAATTCATCGGGAGAATGCTTTTCGTTGGTGCTGTAGGGGACCTTGTACTTTTCGTACTTGTCTGTGATGTCTGTCATGACTAAATGTCTAACAAATTAACCCTATCGAGCAGTCACGAAAAAGTCGTTAAATGAATATGTTATTCAGATCTGATGGCATCAGCGATCACATTTTGACGTTGTGCGCCTGCAACGGTGAGGGTTTTAGCACTGAAGTGATATCCCTGCAGACCCTCAACGACGCTCCAAGTGCACCATCCAAACCTGCTGCGTCATGTACAGCACAACGTTGGATCGACGCATGAATGTGGTTCAGCTTCCTAACCTTGCGCCCAATACAACCAGGGCCAAGCCATGCAGGCGATTTTCAACGGAACTGTGCTGGCTGACAGCGATGACATCGTGATGGTGGATGGAAATCCTTATTTCCCTCGAGCTTCGATGGAGACTGATCTCTTTCGCGAGTCAGATCTCACAACGGTCTGTGGCTGGAAGGGCACGGCCCGCTACTGGGATGTGGTGGTTGGGGATCAAGTGATCAGCAACGTCGTATGGGCTTATGACACTCCCAAGCCCGACGCTGAGTCGATCCGTGAACGCTTTGCCTTCTACCGCGGCAAGGGGGTGGAGCTGCGATGACCCATTTCAAACGCTTGGATGCTGCATCGAGCTGGGCTTGAGGACGGTACAAATTCAAAAGTGTTCAATGCTGACTGCAACAAGGAATTTGTCCGAAGATCATGCATTGATGCGAAAACCTCTCTTCACGTTTTGCGCTTTCTTACTGGTCTCGGCGGGATCGGTTCGGGCTGCTGAACCGATCCGTCTTGTCGTTATTCCGTACGACGCCTCATGGGGATCTCGTCGTCTTCCGGTTGCTCCATTCCCACAGCTGCTACCCCCTCCACCACCAGAGATAAAACCGATAGTTGCCAACCAAATATCCGTTCCGCCACCCAGCAAAAAATGGTGCCGAGGCGGCTGCTGAGTTGATTAACACCAGTGTTTTTCCGTGCTGAGAGCAACGATCAGAGCTGGTATCTCATATGGGTCAAACTGGATCAATCCAGAGAGGACCGATGAAACATCTTCTGCTGATCACGCTGGCTCTGGGGGCACACGCACTCCTCGTCACCGCCAAGGGTGATGCCGCGTATGTATCTGAAAAAATCTTCAATGAAAAATTCGACAAGGCGCACGCCAAATGTGCCAATGTTGATCTAAGTTTTTCAAGTGAATTTCGCTGGTGCTTAAATCGAGAATTAGAAGATGTTTATATCGACAGTAGAGACATTCAGTAAAATGCTAAAAGTTTCCGTTTTCCAAGGCCATACCGTTTTGCGACGCTATCATTTTAAAAATTTCAATTTGAAATGAAATCTTTCCCAACCGGGCAAAGTCAGCAGATGTCGAAGAACTTGTTGGGAATAACTGGGCTGGCCGTAGGTGGGATTGTGATTCTTTCAAGTGTGTTTGTCGTTCCTGCTGGGCAGGTTGGTGTTGTTACGACCCTTGGAAAGGTCTCAAAAACACCAAGGCTTCCAGGGCTGAATATTAAACTGCCCTTTATTCAGAGCTCACACCTCTTCAGTGTAAGAACACAAGTCGTGCCTGAGAAATTCTCAACACTCACCAAGGATCTTCAGGTGATTGAGGCAACTGCAACGGTTAAATTCGCAGTCAAGCCCAACGAAGCTCCGCGCATTTACAGCACGATTTCTAGTAGTGATGCCAGTATTTATGGTCGCGTTATTCAGCCCTCGCTTCTGAAATCTCTGAAGTCAGTCTTCTCAAAGTATGAGCTCAACACAATTGCGACAGACTGGAACACAATCTCGACCTTAGTGGAAAAGAGTGTGGCAAAAGAGCTCAATAAATTCGACTATGTCGCGGTCAAGGGATTGGATCTTACAGGCCTTAAAATCGCGGAAGAATACCGATCAGCGATTGAGCAAAAACAAATTGCGGAACAACAATTGCTAAGAGCTAAAACTGAAGTGAAAATTGCGGAGCAAGAAGCCCTTAAATTTGAAACCCTCAATAGGGGATTAAATAATCAGGTTTTGTATAAGTTATTCCTGGATAAATGGGACGGCAAAACAAAAGTTGTTCCTGGTATTCAGGGTGGAACCCCACCAGTCATCGTTGGGAATTGACTATCGCCTGTACAACACATCAATGCCTTATCAGCACTGATAGGAAGACCTTAATCAGTTGACGCACCAAAATTTCTCTGCATGCCAAACAAACCTTGGTTCCAAGCCAACATCCACGCTCCCGGCACAGGCTTGGCGCTGTTGATGATTGCGTTCTGCATGTTG carries:
- a CDS encoding prohibitin family protein encodes the protein MSKNLLGITGLAVGGIVILSSVFVVPAGQVGVVTTLGKVSKTPRLPGLNIKLPFIQSSHLFSVRTQVVPEKFSTLTKDLQVIEATATVKFAVKPNEAPRIYSTISSSDASIYGRVIQPSLLKSLKSVFSKYELNTIATDWNTISTLVEKSVAKELNKFDYVAVKGLDLTGLKIAEEYRSAIEQKQIAEQQLLRAKTEVKIAEQEALKFETLNRGLNNQVLYKLFLDKWDGKTKVVPGIQGGTPPVIVGN
- a CDS encoding plastoquinol terminal oxidase, with amino-acid sequence MKNWGDSFLARHIAVIIYWVFAITTLIDYELAALLGEAVEVEALKTY
- a CDS encoding PhoH family protein, producing MIKKKTVILDTNVLLHDPESPRRFGSDQVIIPIQVIEEVDRFKKDPGEKGRNARRVSRLLDSFRAKGNLADGVSINHGIGSTLKVAFCRKETTDRLPPELKGDSGDNKILAVALEEQNKRMLGDENEVVLISKDTNLRIKADAVGLKAESYTNDLIDVKDLYRGFRTIHVNDEVIDSLNSTGSLTLDSSPKLLEAKLRANEGVVFNGEGQKGHTYLGRYHAETKSIKGLEWLKRARLGRIKSKNLEQSFALDLLLDPNVQLVSLVGKAGTGKTLLALAVGLHLVADENLYDKLLVTRPPISLGKELGYLPGSLEEKLAPWMKPIIDNLNYLTGSGIDKQGDRSKKHVRNNSTHSWEDLKGMGLIEVEAINYIRGRSIAHQYILVDEAQNLTPLEVKTIVTRAGEGTKLVFTGDPNQIDNPYVDSDSNGLTWLAEKLKGQNIVGHITLSKGERSPLAELAANML
- a CDS encoding DUF427 domain-containing protein, yielding MQAIFNGTVLADSDDIVMVDGNPYFPRASMETDLFRESDLTTVCGWKGTARYWDVVVGDQVISNVVWAYDTPKPDAESIRERFAFYRGKGVELR
- a CDS encoding DUF3598 family protein — translated: MHDPRTALLLHNKGLWQGCFMRLNSNGIEDDRFFTSLDVQEKDGLIESCLTYKRTGQQRSMNFETVPFTMQVNSSGAWSLGPSSVTPFGWVGELSVVSGEERRRIVARYGHHGVDQVVFIIETKSGGEAIPPSQPIQCETVPCGDWLIWQPEPGVEVLLDARDRQMGNCTACGLRWLDANGQHQQIVRRYDSTGQLESLSDVWP